In Streptomyces sp. P9-A4, the genomic window CAGGGGCAGCAGCGGGAGGGCGATCACGGCCCAGGCGAGGGTGGCGGGTCCCGGTCCGCCGCCGGCGTGCCGGACGGCGGCCTCGACGACCTGGTGGGCGCCGAGGAGCAGGGGCAGGGCGGCGAGCGGCGCGTCCCCGGGGCGCCGTACGGAGGCGAGGGAGGCCACGCCGACGGCGCCGATGCCGAGGCCCGCCCAGAGGTCGACCGTCGCACTCCAGCACATAGCGCCCTTCTATCCCATATCGAATGGAACCGTATGGTCGTGGCGGATGTCCCGAAGTCTCCGGGCCCGGGGAGCGTCCGTACGGAAGGACGGTCCCCGGGCCCGCGCCTCCGGTGCTCAGTCCCCCTCGGGACCGCTCTCCAGGTACACCGGTGTGCCCGTCCTGCGGGCCCGGTCGATGCCCGCGAGCCGGGCGAACTCCCGCGGCTCCATCTCCCGCTCCCACTCGTCGAGGGTGCGCAGGCTGTACTCGCTGTGCTCCTCCGGGTCAAGCACGACGCCGGCGATCTGCTCGTCCGTCAGCTCACCGCCGTCGAAGACGAAGCCGATGTGGTTGGCCGGCCACTCCTCACCGCGGTCGACGACGAAGTGGGTGCCGAGGAGGCGGGGTTCGCCGGTGAAGGTGATCCCGGTCTCCTCGTGGCACTCGCGTACGGCCGTCTCCCAGGGAGTCTCCCCCGGGTCCATGTTGCCGCCGGGCCACTGCCACGGCTCGGTGCGGTAGGTGGCGCGCAGCTGGAAGGGGCGGCCTCCGGTGTCGGTGAAGTAGAGGCAGGCGTAAGCCGTCGCTCTCGGCAGGGTCGCGACGTACTCGACGGGCGGCAGCCAGATGTTCGCCATGGGCGGCTCTCTTTCGACGGGCCGATGGGATCACCACCCATCCAAGCGGTCGCGGGCCCGGCGCCCGGCCGCTCGCGGGTGTATCACCGGATCGTGTGATCACCACCGCCCCTGGTGGCAGCCCGCGCCTGCCGGGAGGTCAGGCGATGGAGACCGGCCCCGCCTCGTACGCGATGATCACCAGCCGCACCCGGTCGCGAGCCTCCGGTTCGGCGAGGAGACGGGTCACACAGGTCTTCGCGGTGGCGACGCCGATGTGGTCGCGGCCGCTTCGTTCTGGCTGTCGCAGGCCGTCCTCTCGGTGCGGGACGCGGGGCTGTCGATCACGCATCCGGGGGCGCTGCGGCTCATGGTGGCGTCCGCGCTGCTCGCGCCGGTGGGCGCGGTGACGGGGATGGCGCTCGGCGCGCAGCTGCGGCGCAGCGCGGTCTCGGTCGTGGGGTCGGTGCTGCTGCTGTTGTTCGTGCCGATGGTGCTCGGCGAGCGGCGTCACCTGACCGCGGTGCTCGCGCACACGACACCGCTGAAGGCCTGGCAGCGGCTCGCGGCACCGGGGACGTTCGAGCAGCCGTACCCGTGGACGGTGGGGGGGGCGCGTGGCTGGTGTACGCGCTGTGGGCGGTCGGCGCGGCGGTGGTGACGGTGCTGGTGGTGCGGCGCCGGGACCAGTGAGGTCCGCTACTCGGCGGCCGGGCCGCTCCCGCCGAGCCGCCGCTCGATGAGGACCTCGTGGACGAGGCGCCCGGCCAGGGCGCCTCCGTACACGACGAAGCCGACGCCGACGAGCCAGGACTGGAGGACGAGCACGGTGCCGAACTGGCCGTACGTCACCGCGTTGGAGGCGATGAGCGGCGAGAAGACGAGCTGGGAGAAGATCCGCAACCCCAGCAGTCCGAGTGCGGTGAGGACGGCTCCTGGGGCGAGGGCGCGCCAGCGGATGCGGCCGCAGAGCAGGAAGCGCTGCGACCACCAGAAGAAGACGAAGGTGCCGGCCAGGTCGGCGAGGGCGACCAGGGCGGTGATCGCGGCCGGGGACTCGGCGGGTGCCGGGGTGGCGACGAAGAGGAGGAGGCAGGCGACGAGGACGGCGAGCCAGACGACGTGCCGCCACATGGTGTGCCAGCGGGCGGTGGGGAGGTCCCAGGCCCGCTCGTACCCGGTCTGTACGGCGGATCCGAAGGTGACGCCGAAGGCGGCGAGGGCGGCGAGACCGAAGGCGGTGGTGCGTTGCAGGGCCGCTCCCGGCTGGCCGAAGAGCCGCTCGATCTGCTCCTGCGAGACCTCCGAGACGCCGAGGCCCTGGACGAGCCAGCGGGCGAAGCCCTGGCCCCTGGCGAGGTCGGCCGCGGCGACCACGATGAGGAGCGGGACGAGGGTGAGCAGGCTGAGCGCGGCGAAGCCCATGGCGCGGTGCATGAGTTCCATGGCTCGGCCGCGGTTCCAGGCGAGCCCGAGGGGCGAGGCGCTGACGCGGGTGTACAGGCGCTGGAACCAGTGGCCGTTGTCGGTGGGGGCACCGTCGTGCGGCGGACCTGGTGTGGAGGGCATGCCTCGTTCGGTACCCGGCCGGGCGGCGGGACATCTCCCGGTGCGGCCGAACGGGTGCAGGGCGGGCGTGCGTCAGGCGTCGAGCGGGCGGGCGCCGGGGCCGGGGCGGACGGTGACGTCGCGGACGGTGAGGGTGGCCCGTTCCTCGCCCTCGCACTGGACGACGACGCGGACGGCGGCGTCGCAGTCGGTGTGCCGGATGTCGAGGACGGGCCCCTCGGGCTCCCCGGCGTGGGTGTCGCCCCACTGTTTGAGGGCGAGCAGTACGGGCCAGAGGTCGATGCCCTTGGGGGTGAGCCGGTACTCGTACCGGGTGCGGGCGCCGGGTTCGCGGTAGGGCTCGGCGCGCAGGACCTCCGCGGTGACGAGCTTGCGGAGCCGGTCGGCGAGGACGGCCTCGGAGAGCCCGAGGTGCCGGCGGAACTCGTCGTAGCGGCGCACTCCGTTGAAGGCGTCCCGCAGGATCAGCAGGGTCCACTTCTCGCCCACGAGGTCCAGGGTGCGCCGGACCGGGCAGTTCTCCGTGTCGGTCTCCAGCCACTTCATCGTCACACTCTAGCCACCTGACTCTGTCGTTGACAGTCAGCTGGCACCGCAGCTAGCTTCGCGGTACAGAGCCAGCTGGGAGCCAGCGGGCCACGGCGGGCGGAGAACGGTCATGGCGCGGACGCGTACGGTCGAGTGGGAGGACGCCGGCGCCACCGCGCGCGCCGCGGCGACGATGGCGGGCCTCGACTTCCTGCGGGAGATCGTGGCGGGACGCCTGCCCGGACCCCCGATCGCCTCGCTCCTCGGCTTCAGCCTGGAGGAGGTCGAGGACGGGCGGGCCGTGTTCGTCCTGGAGCCGGGCGAGGAGCACTACAACCTCATCGGCAGCGTGCACGGCGGGGTCTACGCGACCCTGCTCGACTCGGCGACCGGCTGCGCGGTGCACTCCACGCTCCCGCAGGGGACGGCGTACACCTCGCTCGACCTGTCGACCCGCTTCCTTCGGCCGCTCACCACCGCCACCGGCAAGGTCCGTGCCATCGGCACGGTGATCTCGCGGGGCCGCAGGACCGCGCTGGCCGAGGCGGGGCTCTACGACGCGGAGGACCGCCTGCTCGGGCACGCGACGAGCACGTGCATGCTCTTCCCCGTCCCGGCGGAGGGTGCCGAGGGCACGCGCGCGTAGCCACGCACGAGGGAAGCGTCGCACGCGCGCGTGGCCGCGCCTCGCCCGGGTACGCGCGCGTGAAGCCGGATGCCCGCGGGGGCTCCGCTCAGCGGTGTCCGGGGACCGGCCGGATGCGGGTGCAGCCGTCCGGGGCGACGTCGGGGACGCCGTTGGCCTGGAGGGCGGCGCTCACCAGGGTGGCGAGCAGGTCGATGTCCGATCCCATGTCCAGACGGACCGTCACCCATCCGGAACCGGCGCGGAGCCGTACCGCGCTCGATCCGAGGAGCGCGTGGCGCAGTTTGGCGACCATGGCGCGGGTGAGGTGGACGTCGGCCTCGTGCTCGCCGTGGAAATGCACGATCTCCTGCGTCGCGGTACCCAGTCCGAGCGCGGCGCCGCAATGGGCGCGGGCGGGGGTCAGCGAGGGCCAGCTCATCAGACGTTCACTGGCATGCCTGGCCGTGTTCATACGAGGAGCGTGACGGTCCCCGGGGCCGCGCACAAGCGTCCTGCGGGAAGAATCCCGCCCAGGCGGGAATCCCGTCGTACCCGGGGGTGGTGTGACCGTGCGTCACGTCCGTCCGTGGGGCGGAAGTGACCCCGTGTCACTGGGGTGCACGCGCGCGGATGCGGGCCGCGAGCACGGCCACGTCGTCCTCCGCCGTGTGCGCGTCCAGCCTCCGCAGGACCTCCTCGACGACCTCGCGCGGACCGGAACCGGCGGGGAGCCGGAGCGCGGCGAGCCGGGCGAGCGACACGTCGATGTCCTCGCCCCGGCGTTCGACGAGGCCGTCGGTGAAGATCAGCAGGGTCGCGCCGGGGGCGAGCGGGCGCGTCGTCGGCTCGTACCCGCCGACGCCGGTGCCGAGGGGCGGGCCCACCGGGAGATCGACGAGCTCGGCCGAGCCGTCCGCGCCGAACACGGCGGGCGGCAGGTGCCCGGCGTTCGCGAAGGTCGCCGCGCCGCGGGCCGGGTCGACCCGGACGAGCAGGCAGGTGGCGGGACGGCGGGCGTCGTCCTCGGCGACCACCGAGTCGAGGTGGCGCAGCACCCGGTGCGGCGGCAGGTCGGTGGCGGCGACCTCGCGCAGGGCCGCGCGGTAGGCGTTCATGTCGACGGCGGCGTCCAGGCCGTGCCCCATCACGTCGCCGACGACGAGCAGGCTGCGGCCGAAGTGGAGCCGTACCGTCTCGAACCAGTCCCCGCCCACGAGGGTGCGGTGCCCGGCGGGCAGGTAGCCGCCCGCGATCTCCAGGTTCGGGTGCGGCCGGCCGGGCTCGGCGACCAGGGCGCGCTGGAGGTGCAGCGCGGTGTCCTCGGTGGCCGCGAGCCGCCGCGCGTGCCCGAGGTGCCGGGCGGCGAGCCGGGCGGCGTGCCGGAGCAGCGCCACTTCGTCGGCGGGGAAGGGCCCGCCGGCGGTACGTGCGACGGTGACGGTCCCGAGGGGCGCCTCGTCGTGCACGGCGAGGGGAACGGCGAGGCGGTGGGCACCGGCGCCGATCGAGGCGGGCGCGGAGGGGAGGCCGGAGCCGGGCGGGCCGTAGCCGGGCGGGTGGAGACCGTGCGGGGCGGGGCCGGGTCGGAGCGGGCCGTACTGGGCGGAGCCGGGCGGGATGGGGCCGGGGGCGCCGGAGCCGGACGGGCCGGAGCCGGGCCGGCGTGGGTTCCGCGTGGCCGTCCGGGCCCTCGTCCGCGCGCCGTCCGGCTGTGACTGCGGCTGTTCTGCCGCCAGGTCGACCGTCACCGAGGCACGCAGGTGCTCGGTGGCGAAGCGCACGAGTTCCCGGCACGTGGTCGTCTCGTCGAGCGTCGTGCCTATCTCGCCGGTCGCCTGCTCCATGGCCCGCACCCTGGTCACGAGCGCCTGGACCCGTTCCGTGTCCCGTTCCGCCACGACACCTCCACCGCCGCGCGTGTGGCGCACCCGGTCCCCCCATTGCACCAGCGGGTGGCGCCCCGCGCGCGTCACGGACCTTGCGCGGAGCGGTTGTGCGGCGGTGCGTGATCTGATCGAGTACGACAGAGGCTACTGGTCAGTACGCGATTTCGCTCCCCGGGGGGACAGCCCATGACGACCGGATTCTTCAGCTCCGTCGACGATGTCGCCGACAAGCTCGCGACGACCGGCTATCTGGCGTCGCCGGCGGTCGCCACCACCGTGTTCCTCGCCGACCGGCTCGGCAAGCCGCTGCTCGTCGAGGGTCCGGCCGGCGTCGGCAAGACGGAGCTGGCCAAGGCGGTCACCGAGGTCATGGGCGCCCGCCTGGTCCGGTTGCAGTGCTACGAGGGCGTCGACGAGTCCCGCGCGCTGTACGAGTGGAACCACGCCAAGCAGCTGCTGCGGATAACGGCCGGCCGGGGCGAGTCCTGGGACGAGGCGCGGACGGACATCTTCGGCGAGGAGTTCCTGCTCCCCCGGCCGCTGCTCACCGCGATCCGCTCGGACGAGCCGACGGTGCTGCTCATCGACGAGACCGACAAGGCCGACGTCGAGGTGGAGGGCCTGCTCCTCGAGGTCCTGAGCGACTTCCAGATCACCGTTCCCGAGCTGGGCACGATCACCGCCACGCGGCGCCCGTTCACCGTGCTGACCTCGAACGCGAGCCGCGAGCTGTCCGAGGCCCTGCGCCGGCGCTGTCTGTTCCTGCACATCGGTTTCCCCGAGGAGGAGCTGGAGCGCCGGATCGTCGGCCTCAAGGTCCCCGGGCTCGACGCCGCGCTCGCCGCGTCCGTGGTACGGGTCGTGGGGGCGCTGCGGGCGATGGACCTGCGGAAGGTGCCGTCGGTCTCGGAGACCATCGACTGGGCCCGTACCCTGCTCGCGCTCGGCGCGGACCGCCTGGACGAGCGGGTCGTACGGGAGACCCTGGGCGTCCTGTTGAAGCACCAGGAGGACATCGTGAAGGCGGCGGCCAAGCTCGACCTGGACGCGGTGTGAGCCCGGCGGATCCGTCCACGGCCCCGGCCGGCCCGTCCACCGCCTCCGCGGCCCATCGGCTGACCGGGCTGGTGGCGGCGCTCCGCGCGCACGGGTTCGGGATCGGGACCGGCGAGACCGTGGACGCGGGCCGGGCGCTCGAAGCGGTCGGTTTCACGGACCGGGAACGGGTGCGGGAGGCCCTGGCGGCGACGCTGCTCCACGGGGAACGCCAGCGGGCGGTGTTCGACCAGGTCTTCGACCTGTACTTCCCGCTCGGGCACACCGGGACGGCGGAGTCGTACGAGAACACCCCGGCGGACCTCGCGGCGCTGCGCGAGCGGCTCACCGAGGCCCTCGGCGCCGCCGACGGCGCCGCGCTCGACCGGCTGGCGGCCGAGGCGGTGAGCGGCTTCGGCGGCTTCGGCTCGGCGCCCGGTTCGGACGGCTGGTCCTCGTACCAGACGCTCGCGCGGCTGCGCCCCGAGACGCTGCTCGCCCGGGTGCGGGAGCGGGTCGGAGCGGTGCGCGGCGCGGAGGAAGCCGAGTTCACCGAGCGGCTGCTCGACGACGAGATCCGGCGCCGCATCGAGGCGTTCCGCGAGCGGGTGCGGACCGAGGCCCGGCGGCGCGTCGCCGAGCGGCAGGGCCGCGACCGGGTCGCCCGCCGCGCGGTGGCGGGCACGGCGGACGGTGTGGACTTCCTGCTCGCCGGGCGGGCCCAGCTGGACGAGTTGCGGCGTACGGTACGGCCGCTGGCGCGGAAGCTGGCCACCCGGCTCGCGGCCCGGCGGCGCAGGGCGGCGCGCGGGGAGATCGATCTGCGGCGGACGCTGCGGGCCTCGCTGTCGACCGGGGGCGTGCCGGTGCGTCCGGTGCTCCGGCGGCGGCGCCCCCGGCGGCCCGAGCTGGTGCTGTTGTGCGACGTGTCGGGGTCGGTGGCGGGCTTCGCGCAGTTCACGATGCTGCTGGTGCAGGCCCTGCACGACCAGTTCAGCCGGGTGCGGGTGTTCGCCTTCGTCAACCGGGTGGACGAGGTGACCGGGCTGATCGCACGGGACGCGGAGGACCCGGCGGGGCTCGGCGACCGCATCCTCGCGGAGGCCGAGCTGACCGGGTGGCACGGGCAGAGCGACTACGGGACCGCCCTCGGGGAGTTCGCCGACCGGTACGCGGAGGCGATCGGTCCGCGCACGGTCGTCTTCGTCCTGGGGGACGCCCGCACCAACGGCTCCGACCCGAACCTGGCGGCGTTGAAGCGGATCGCTGACCGGGCCCGCAGGGTCCACTGGCTCAACCCCGAGCAGCCGTCGCTGTGGGGCACGGGCGACTCGGTGGCCCCGGCGTACGCCGGTCTGGTCGAGATGCGCCCGTGCCGCGACGCCCGCCAGCTGGGGGCGCTGATCGGCCGGCTGCTGCCGGTGTGAGGCGGCGACCCCGGCCGCTCGGGCCGCGGCGGCGGGCACGTACGCGCGGCGGAAGCCCCGCCTCCGCGAGAAAGCGGGCCCTGAGCCCCGCCTCCGCGAGAAAGCGGGCCGGGAGCCCCGGACCGTGGCACGATCGCCCCATGGCCAACGAGTCCGACCGCCCCGAGACCGAGTTCCCCCGTGCCATCGGCGCGCCCGCCACCCGCGCGCTCGCCGCCGCCGGCTACACCCGGCTCGACCAGCTCGCGGGGGTGCCCGCGGCCGAGCTCGGCGCCCTGCACGGGGTGGGCCCGAAGGCGCTGCGCGTGCTCGGCGAGACGCTCGCCGAGCGGGGCCTCTCGCTGGGATGAGCCCAGGTCCCGGTTGTACGGCGGGCGGGCCCGCGAACTAGCGTGACCTCCATGGAACTCTTGGGAGAGATCGCCGTCGGCCGTCCGCTGCTCGTCCTCGCCGTGAAGGAGGAGGCGCATTACCTGGACACGGACCTGCCGGTACTGCTGACCGGCATGGGCAAGGTGAACGCGGCGACCGCGCTCGCGACCGTCCTCGCGCGCGGCCCCCGGCCGTCCGGGATCGTGAACCTGGGGACGGCCGGGGCGCTGCGGCCGGGCTGGACCGGGACCCATGTCGTCGGCACCGTCGTGCAGCACGACCTCGACGGCGAGCTGCTCGCCACGCTGACAGGGGAGACGTACGGGGCGCCGCTGACGCTTCCGGACGGCGGCGACGTGGTGCTGGCCACCGGCGACGCGTTCATCTCGGACGAGGCCGCCCGCGCCCGGCTCGCGGAGCGGGCCCCGCTGGTCGACATGGAGGGGTACGCGCTC contains:
- a CDS encoding NUDIX hydrolase; amino-acid sequence: MANIWLPPVEYVATLPRATAYACLYFTDTGGRPFQLRATYRTEPWQWPGGNMDPGETPWETAVRECHEETGITFTGEPRLLGTHFVVDRGEEWPANHIGFVFDGGELTDEQIAGVVLDPEEHSEYSLRTLDEWEREMEPREFARLAGIDRARRTGTPVYLESGPEGD
- a CDS encoding YhjD/YihY/BrkB family envelope integrity protein, which translates into the protein MPSTPGPPHDGAPTDNGHWFQRLYTRVSASPLGLAWNRGRAMELMHRAMGFAALSLLTLVPLLIVVAAADLARGQGFARWLVQGLGVSEVSQEQIERLFGQPGAALQRTTAFGLAALAAFGVTFGSAVQTGYERAWDLPTARWHTMWRHVVWLAVLVACLLLFVATPAPAESPAAITALVALADLAGTFVFFWWSQRFLLCGRIRWRALAPGAVLTALGLLGLRIFSQLVFSPLIASNAVTYGQFGTVLVLQSWLVGVGFVVYGGALAGRLVHEVLIERRLGGSGPAAE
- a CDS encoding winged helix-turn-helix transcriptional regulator, producing the protein MKWLETDTENCPVRRTLDLVGEKWTLLILRDAFNGVRRYDEFRRHLGLSEAVLADRLRKLVTAEVLRAEPYREPGARTRYEYRLTPKGIDLWPVLLALKQWGDTHAGEPEGPVLDIRHTDCDAAVRVVVQCEGEERATLTVRDVTVRPGPGARPLDA
- a CDS encoding PaaI family thioesterase codes for the protein MARTRTVEWEDAGATARAAATMAGLDFLREIVAGRLPGPPIASLLGFSLEEVEDGRAVFVLEPGEEHYNLIGSVHGGVYATLLDSATGCAVHSTLPQGTAYTSLDLSTRFLRPLTTATGKVRAIGTVISRGRRTALAEAGLYDAEDRLLGHATSTCMLFPVPAEGAEGTRA
- a CDS encoding luciferase domain-containing protein, with amino-acid sequence MNTARHASERLMSWPSLTPARAHCGAALGLGTATQEIVHFHGEHEADVHLTRAMVAKLRHALLGSSAVRLRAGSGWVTVRLDMGSDIDLLATLVSAALQANGVPDVAPDGCTRIRPVPGHR
- a CDS encoding PP2C family protein-serine/threonine phosphatase, translated to MEQATGEIGTTLDETTTCRELVRFATEHLRASVTVDLAAEQPQSQPDGARTRARTATRNPRRPGSGPSGSGAPGPIPPGSAQYGPLRPGPAPHGLHPPGYGPPGSGLPSAPASIGAGAHRLAVPLAVHDEAPLGTVTVARTAGGPFPADEVALLRHAARLAARHLGHARRLAATEDTALHLQRALVAEPGRPHPNLEIAGGYLPAGHRTLVGGDWFETVRLHFGRSLLVVGDVMGHGLDAAVDMNAYRAALREVAATDLPPHRVLRHLDSVVAEDDARRPATCLLVRVDPARGAATFANAGHLPPAVFGADGSAELVDLPVGPPLGTGVGGYEPTTRPLAPGATLLIFTDGLVERRGEDIDVSLARLAALRLPAGSGPREVVEEVLRRLDAHTAEDDVAVLAARIRARAPQ
- a CDS encoding AAA family ATPase, which translates into the protein MTTGFFSSVDDVADKLATTGYLASPAVATTVFLADRLGKPLLVEGPAGVGKTELAKAVTEVMGARLVRLQCYEGVDESRALYEWNHAKQLLRITAGRGESWDEARTDIFGEEFLLPRPLLTAIRSDEPTVLLIDETDKADVEVEGLLLEVLSDFQITVPELGTITATRRPFTVLTSNASRELSEALRRRCLFLHIGFPEEELERRIVGLKVPGLDAALAASVVRVVGALRAMDLRKVPSVSETIDWARTLLALGADRLDERVVRETLGVLLKHQEDIVKAAAKLDLDAV
- a CDS encoding VWA domain-containing protein, which encodes MSPADPSTAPAGPSTASAAHRLTGLVAALRAHGFGIGTGETVDAGRALEAVGFTDRERVREALAATLLHGERQRAVFDQVFDLYFPLGHTGTAESYENTPADLAALRERLTEALGAADGAALDRLAAEAVSGFGGFGSAPGSDGWSSYQTLARLRPETLLARVRERVGAVRGAEEAEFTERLLDDEIRRRIEAFRERVRTEARRRVAERQGRDRVARRAVAGTADGVDFLLAGRAQLDELRRTVRPLARKLATRLAARRRRAARGEIDLRRTLRASLSTGGVPVRPVLRRRRPRRPELVLLCDVSGSVAGFAQFTMLLVQALHDQFSRVRVFAFVNRVDEVTGLIARDAEDPAGLGDRILAEAELTGWHGQSDYGTALGEFADRYAEAIGPRTVVFVLGDARTNGSDPNLAALKRIADRARRVHWLNPEQPSLWGTGDSVAPAYAGLVEMRPCRDARQLGALIGRLLPV
- a CDS encoding DNA-binding protein, which produces MANESDRPETEFPRAIGAPATRALAAAGYTRLDQLAGVPAAELGALHGVGPKALRVLGETLAERGLSLG
- a CDS encoding nucleosidase produces the protein MELLGEIAVGRPLLVLAVKEEAHYLDTDLPVLLTGMGKVNAATALATVLARGPRPSGIVNLGTAGALRPGWTGTHVVGTVVQHDLDGELLATLTGETYGAPLTLPDGGDVVLATGDAFISDEAARARLAERAPLVDMEGYALAAAAGLAGVPLRIVKHVSDEAGDGAARSWRESVAECARALADWAEANTPYHS